GTTGCAAAAACTATATCGTATAAGTCAATAGGACACAGCGAGATTACACACTATTGTCGCTAAATCATAAATTTAAAACTTATGGTTTAACTGAAAATACGTTTAAAGTTTCATAATAAAAAATGCAAAGCAGAAAAAACCGCTTTGCACTGTTAATAAAATATATGAGTTAAACGACCAACCTTATTTGTTCAATGTTTATCTACCCATGCCAATGTAGCGCATACCAGCAGCTTGAATAGCTTCGCGATCTAAGAAATTTCGTCCATCAATTATTAGAGGATTGTTCATTAACTTGACTATTTTAGTAAAGTCTAGCTTGAGAAATTCTTTCCAGTCGGTAACTAAGACCAAAGCATCACAACAGTCTGCCAGCATTTCGGCATTGCCTTCAATTCTTACATTTGAAAGACCATGACTCAAGCCTGATTGAGAGACAATAGGATCGTAGGCTTTGACTCTTGCACCAAGACGATTGAGTTGCTCAATTAAGTCTAGTGCAGGGGCATCTCTCATGTCGTCGGTGTCTGGCTTGAAGGTCAAACCTAATAAACCAATGGTTTTACCCTTGAGAATTTTTAGCTCATTTTGTAGCTTCTCTAAAGCTAGCAAGCGTTGACGCTGGTTAACGTTGATAGCTGCTTTCAGCAGTTCGGATTCATAACCATAGTCATCAGCAGTGTGAACCAAAGCGGACACATCTTTGGGGAAACAAGAGCCACCCCAACCAATACCCGCACTCAAAAATTTACCGCCGATGCGTGAGTCTAAACCAATTCCCGCAGCAACTTGAGTTACGTCGGCACCAACGCGATCGCATATATTGGCTACTTCGTTGATAAAGCTAATTTTAGTTGCCAAAAAAGAGTTGGCAGCATACTTAATCATTTCGGCTGAACTCAAGTCCGTGACTACGACTGGTACAGGAGAGGCGGACTTATCTATAGCATACTCTCTAGTAACTAAGGGACTATAAAGTTCCTGCATCATCGAAATTGCCTTATCACTATTACCACCTAAGACAATGCGATCGGGGTTGAAAGTATCATATACTGCTGAACCTTCACGTAAAAATTCAGGATTGCTAACCACATCAAAAACTGGTTCTACATTGCTACCAGCTTCTTTATTGCCATCTAATACCAGCATTCTTACCCAGTCACCAGAGCCAATTGGCACGGTTGACTTGTTGACAATTACTTTATATTCACCTTGCAAATGAGTCCCAATACCCCGCGCTACGGCCTCTACATAGCGAGTGTCACTTTCTCCTGTAGGTAGGGGTGGTGTACCGACAGCTATGTAAAGGATCTCTCCGTGGCTTACACCTTTTGCCAAATCAGAAGTAAAAATTAACTTTCCAGATTCAGACGAAGACTTCATTAGTTCAGACAAACCTGGCTCATAAATAGGTGATTGTCCAGCCTGCATCAACTTAACTTTTTCTTCGTTGTTATCGACACAGATTACATCGTGTCCGATATGAGACAAACATACACCCGTAACCAAACCGACATATCCCGTACCAATAACGCAAACACGCATAGAACTTATTAACCTCTTGTATTATTTACTGAAATTTTTTTGATGTGCATTAATAGAAATTAAAATCAAAAACTCGAAAGTAAGGATATATATTACTTCTCTTTTACCAATTTTGTCTAAGCTTCTCCACTGGCGATTCGAGAACGAAAGTCTTCAATAGTCATTTTCAGTCCCTCTTCTAGGTCAATAGTAGGTTTCCAACCTAAAAGATTTTTAGCCTTGGTGATATCAGGTTGTCTTTGCAAAGGATCATCTTGAGGAAGTGGCTCAAAAGTTAATTCCGCATCAGGATTAACCATTTTTTGAATAGTTTCAGCTAGTTGCAGGATCGTATATTCTCCAGGGTTACCAATGTTAATTGGTCCAATGTGTTCACCGTTCATCAACCGCATCATACCTTCAATGAGATCGGCAACATAGCAAAAGCTGCGGGTTTGTGAACCATCGCCATAAACAGTTAAAGGTATGCCTTTGAGAGCTTGAACAATAAAGTTACTGACTACACGACCATCGTTTTCAAACATCCTCGGCCCATAAGTATTAAAAATACGCATTACCCGCACGTCTACGTTATTTTGACGATGATAATCAAATGCTAAAGTCTCAGCTACCCGCTTGCCTTCATCATAACAACTGCGAATACCAATAGGATTTACGTTACCGCGATATTCTTCGGGTTGAGGATGCACATCAGGATCGCCATACACTTCTGAAGTAGAAGCTAGTAAAAACCTAGCATTAACCCGCTTGGCTAAACCGAGCATATTTAATGTTCCCAACACATTGGTTTTGATGGTTTTGACGGGATTGTATTGATAGTGAACTGGGGAAGCAGGACAGGCAAGATGATAGATTTGATCTACCTCTAAAGAAATTGGCTCGGTAATATCATGACGAATCAACTCAAAATAAGGATTGTCTAGCCAATGCCTAATGTTACGTTTATGACCAGTAAAAAAATTATCTAGACAGATTACATCATGACCTTGCTTCATCAAGCGATCGATTAGATGGGAACCAAGGAAACCAGCACCACCAGTTACTAATACTCTCATGTAACTATTTTTTACTTTTTACTATTGTCAGATAACAATACTAAACTAACCTTGGCATATTTGGGATACTTGAGTTTGTTTGTAAAATTGAAACAAGATATACTTCATAAATATTTATAGACAGTATTTCTTTCTTGGTAGCGACGATTTAGAGTTGCGATCGCCTGTTGTAAATTCTCTACTGACATATAGGTGCCTCCTTGCGCCCCTGCCATGGTGGTAATATGTTCTTCCATTAAGGTTCCACCAATATCGTTACAGCCACACTCCAGGGCTTTTTGCGCTCCTTTTAGACCAATTTTTACCCAGCTTGGTTGGTGATTGGGTATCCAGTTACCTAAGAAGATGCGGGCAACGGCAGTTAAATGCAATACTTCTGCTACATCTGGCTGATCTCTACCGACGCGACTACGAATAGGGGCAGGGGCTTCTTGCCCGACAAAAGGTAGAATAATAAACTCGGTGATTTTGGCTGGATAATTATTAGCAACGGCAGTTTGCTGGAGCGATCGCAATTTTGCCAGATGTTCTATTTGCTGTTGTTTGGTTTCAATATGACCCGATAGCATCGTACTAGTAGTAGGTATGCCCAAACGATGAGCTAAACCAATTATCTCCAGCCAAGTCGCACTATTAATCTTTTCAGGACAAATAACATTTCTTACTTTATCGTCGAGTATTTCGGCTGCTGTGCCAGGCATTGAACCTAAACCAGCTTCTTTTAAAGCTAACAGCACTTTTTCATAGCTAATGCCGTCTTCTCTAGCAATAAACTGGATTTCTTGGGGAGAAAAGGCATGAAGATGTAACTGGGGAAATTTATTTTTAATTTCCTTAACAAGATTGAGATAGTAAGCTAAAGACTCGCCGTTTATTTTTGCCTGAAGATTTAAACCCCCCTGCATACAGATTTCTGTTGCGCCAATTTCGACTGCTTCTGTTGCTTTAGAAATGATTTGAGAACTATCAAGCCAAAATGATCCCGCTTCATCAGCATCCCGACGAAAAGCGCAAAAACTACAGTGCTGTTCACAGATATTGGTAAAGTTAATATTGCGATTAACTACATAGGTTATGGTATCTCCTACCTGCTTTTGTCTGAGATTGTTGGCAGTTGTGGCGATCGCACTTTTAACTTCCGAATCTTGTTGAAGCAGATAAATTCCCTCTTCTACCGAAATATCTTCCCCTTTTTCTGCCCGTTCTAAAATACCTGTAACTGTGCTTATATCCTGAACTTGATAAACCACTTATATTAATTAAGATCTCAAAATATTACTTTCTCCTATGGTCATTATATTGGAAAGACTATTATTGTATGTATAAATTTGCTCCTGCTGCTGACGAAGAATCGATAGTATTTGGTGCTGCAAGACCTAAATACACGCAAGAGTCTATTGAGCAGTGGATTGAGTTTATGCGAAAAAAGGAGATTAAAAAAGTTTGTTGTTTGCTGGAGCAAAATCGCCTCAATCGTTACCCAATAGACTTATTAAAAACCTATAGTCAGAATTTTACTCAAGAATGTGTATTATGGCAGCCAGTTAAAGATTTTCAGATTCCTTCATCAAAAATATTAATCGAGCGCATTATTCCCTTTCTGATTTCAGCAGACAAACAAAATCAAAAAATAGTAGTTCATTGTTCTGGAGGGGTTGGCAGGACTGGAATAGTCTTGGCTTGTTGGTTAATCAGTCAGCGCGAGTTTTCTAATCAAGAAGCCATATCTAGCGTCAAGCAAAATAAAAGAAATCCTCATGAAGCACTAATTGCTGCCTTATTCAGATGTCAAAATCCCGCTCAAGTTAAACAACAGCTAGATTATCTTTTTAATGATTGTCGCCACGCCTTTGAACAATATTAATTTATTTGCTGCCAATTTTGTTCTGCCCTTTGAAGTACAAAAGCACTGACATCTGCTATTTGTTCGGGAGTTAACTTATCTCCATAAGCTGACATAATACCCTTACCATTAGTTACTATCGATGCGATCGCCTCTTGACTATCCATTTTGTATTTATGGAGAGCTTTTGACTTTAGATTTTTGCCCCGTCGTACAATATTTCCTCCCTTGGCATGACACCCAGCACAGTTGGCTTTGAATACCTTTGCGCCACTATCAAGATTAGTAGTAACATCAGCCAAAACAGGAGAGCTAACGGAAGTAAATAAAGTAATTATAGCAACGGCAATAATAGCGATTAATTTTTGCAAAATAGATAGTCTCTTTTTAAATTAGTTAAAGAAGAATAGAGTAAAGGGCTTCGCCCTAGCTATTAGTTTTAATCAGACAAGATATTAAACCTTGCCTGATTGCAGACATCTTATAGACAATGATGTTATAAACCCGTTTAGCTTAGAGCTTAGAGCTTATAGCTTTTCGATAAAATTCCCAGCATCTTAAAGCGTCAAAGACTGAGCATCAGTCTCAATCAAAGTTGCTAAATCTTTTAAGAAAGCTGCTGCTTGTGCGCCATAAATAATACGGTGGTCAGAAGTGATATTAACCTTCATCTGACGTTTGACACCCATCATGCCTGAATCATCAGCAACTAGCTGAGGTTTTGAACCACCAACGGCTAAAATTGAACCTTGTCCTGGAGGTAAAATGGCATCAAAATTATCTACTCCAAACATTCCTAAGTTAGAGAGAGTAAATGTACCAGTACTATATTCTTCGGGCTTAAGCTGCTTAGATCTAGAGCGGTTTACTAAGTCTTTCCAGGTGCGAGATAGAGAATAAATATCCATTTGATCCGCATTACGCAATACAGGAGTAATTAAACCACCATCGGGCATTGCTACCGCTACTGCCACGTTAATTTGGGAATTATAGCTAATCGCATCTTGAGTGTAGCTAGCATTAACTTCTGGATGCTTTTGCAGGGTAACGGCGATCGCTTTTGCCAACAATGCCGTCATAGTCACACCTTTGGGCTTAATTTGCTTATAAAGCCGATCTAAAGCATCAGTGGTGATGGTATATGCCACATGAAAAATAGGCACCTGTAAACTTGCCATCATGTTTTGTACCACTGCTTTTTGCAAAGTATTAAGAGGTACAGTTTCGCCAGAGCCAGCATTTACAGCAGGAGCAGGAGCAGGAGCAGGAGCAGTAACTGGTTGGACAGCAGCAGCCACTACCGCAGGAGCAGCGTTAGCAGTAGCCATAGGAGCAACACCAATGGGAGTTGCAGCAGGAGCAGTAACAGGTT
This DNA window, taken from Pleurocapsa sp. FMAR1, encodes the following:
- a CDS encoding UDP-glucose dehydrogenase family protein, with amino-acid sequence MRVCVIGTGYVGLVTGVCLSHIGHDVICVDNNEEKVKLMQAGQSPIYEPGLSELMKSSSESGKLIFTSDLAKGVSHGEILYIAVGTPPLPTGESDTRYVEAVARGIGTHLQGEYKVIVNKSTVPIGSGDWVRMLVLDGNKEAGSNVEPVFDVVSNPEFLREGSAVYDTFNPDRIVLGGNSDKAISMMQELYSPLVTREYAIDKSASPVPVVVTDLSSAEMIKYAANSFLATKISFINEVANICDRVGADVTQVAAGIGLDSRIGGKFLSAGIGWGGSCFPKDVSALVHTADDYGYESELLKAAINVNQRQRLLALEKLQNELKILKGKTIGLLGLTFKPDTDDMRDAPALDLIEQLNRLGARVKAYDPIVSQSGLSHGLSNVRIEGNAEMLADCCDALVLVTDWKEFLKLDFTKIVKLMNNPLIIDGRNFLDREAIQAAGMRYIGMGR
- a CDS encoding UDP-glucuronic acid decarboxylase family protein — its product is MRVLVTGGAGFLGSHLIDRLMKQGHDVICLDNFFTGHKRNIRHWLDNPYFELIRHDITEPISLEVDQIYHLACPASPVHYQYNPVKTIKTNVLGTLNMLGLAKRVNARFLLASTSEVYGDPDVHPQPEEYRGNVNPIGIRSCYDEGKRVAETLAFDYHRQNNVDVRVMRIFNTYGPRMFENDGRVVSNFIVQALKGIPLTVYGDGSQTRSFCYVADLIEGMMRLMNGEHIGPINIGNPGEYTILQLAETIQKMVNPDAELTFEPLPQDDPLQRQPDITKAKNLLGWKPTIDLEEGLKMTIEDFRSRIASGEA
- the cofH gene encoding 7,8-didemethyl-8-hydroxy-5-deazariboflavin synthase subunit CofH — protein: MVYQVQDISTVTGILERAEKGEDISVEEGIYLLQQDSEVKSAIATTANNLRQKQVGDTITYVVNRNINFTNICEQHCSFCAFRRDADEAGSFWLDSSQIISKATEAVEIGATEICMQGGLNLQAKINGESLAYYLNLVKEIKNKFPQLHLHAFSPQEIQFIAREDGISYEKVLLALKEAGLGSMPGTAAEILDDKVRNVICPEKINSATWLEIIGLAHRLGIPTTSTMLSGHIETKQQQIEHLAKLRSLQQTAVANNYPAKITEFIILPFVGQEAPAPIRSRVGRDQPDVAEVLHLTAVARIFLGNWIPNHQPSWVKIGLKGAQKALECGCNDIGGTLMEEHITTMAGAQGGTYMSVENLQQAIATLNRRYQERNTVYKYL
- a CDS encoding protein-tyrosine phosphatase family protein; this translates as MYKFAPAADEESIVFGAARPKYTQESIEQWIEFMRKKEIKKVCCLLEQNRLNRYPIDLLKTYSQNFTQECVLWQPVKDFQIPSSKILIERIIPFLISADKQNQKIVVHCSGGVGRTGIVLACWLISQREFSNQEAISSVKQNKRNPHEALIAALFRCQNPAQVKQQLDYLFNDCRHAFEQY
- a CDS encoding c-type cytochrome, whose translation is MQKLIAIIAVAIITLFTSVSSPVLADVTTNLDSGAKVFKANCAGCHAKGGNIVRRGKNLKSKALHKYKMDSQEAIASIVTNGKGIMSAYGDKLTPEQIADVSAFVLQRAEQNWQQIN
- a CDS encoding dihydrolipoamide acetyltransferase family protein, yielding MIHDIFMPALSSTMTEGKIVEWTKTAGDKVEKGETVLVVESDKADMDVESFNEGYLAVIMVEAGQEAPVGSAIALIAETEAEIEEAKKQAASHQGGASAPSQAAPTAVTAPPSVETATATTTAPSNGSSNGSGRTVASPRAKKLAKQLGVDLETLQGSGPYGRITAGDVEQASGKPVTAPAATPIGVAPMATANAAPAVVAAAVQPVTAPAPAPAPAVNAGSGETVPLNTLQKAVVQNMMASLQVPIFHVAYTITTDALDRLYKQIKPKGVTMTALLAKAIAVTLQKHPEVNASYTQDAISYNSQINVAVAVAMPDGGLITPVLRNADQMDIYSLSRTWKDLVNRSRSKQLKPEEYSTGTFTLSNLGMFGVDNFDAILPPGQGSILAVGGSKPQLVADDSGMMGVKRQMKVNITSDHRIIYGAQAAAFLKDLATLIETDAQSLTL